A genomic region of Larus michahellis chromosome 25, bLarMic1.1, whole genome shotgun sequence contains the following coding sequences:
- the LOC141734835 gene encoding beta-1,3-galactosyltransferase 2-like, with product MKPSLPLLLPPLLLSLALLGLRVQRSEEPLTTPALPRRVDGQHATGTAFQWLEDHGNATATPATTRHPLQPPYPHPYRFLLNEPHKCRERTPFLVLLVVTEPGDTAGREAIRQTWGNESSVPGVAILRLFLLGVHPVFGRELGAVLEEESRLHGDLLQQDFLDTYNNLTLKTLMGMEWVSKHCPNATYVMKADRDVFLNLGYLVRRFLVPPKKNFMTGYIYRNTGPIRRKAYKWYVPREVYPKNTYPPYCGGPGYVFSGDLATKIYQVAQTLPVINMEDSFVGICLHALGIGVTRSPWGVFNMHRIQYEKCRFSRLVMVHHYQPQDLLTIWPDFQQTKCPS from the coding sequence ATGAAGCCGagcctgcccctgctgctgccgcccctcctgctctccctggcgctgctggggctgcgggtGCAACGCTCGGAGGAGCCCCTCACcaccccggccctgccccgccgcgtCGACGGGCAGCACGCAACGGGCACCGCTTTCCAGTGGCTGGAAGACCACGGCAACGCCACGGCCACGCCGGCGACCACCCGGCACCCGCTGCAGCCCCCTTACCCCCACCCCTACCGCTTCCTCCTCAACGAGCCCCACAAGTGCCGGGAGCGGACGCCTTTCCTGGTGCTGTTGGTGGTGACGGAACCGGGGGACACGGCCGGCAGAGAGGCCATCCGGCAAACGTGGGGCAACGAGAGCTCGGTGCCGGGGGTCGCCATCCTGCGGCTCTTCCTCCTGGGGGTGCACCCGGTGTTCGGGCGCGAGCTGGGGgcggtgctggaggaggagagtcggctccacggagacctcctgcagcaggattTCCTGGACACCTACAACAACCTGACGCTGAAGACGCTGATGGGGATGGAGTGGGTGAGCAAGCACTGCCCCAACGCCACCTACGTGATGAAGGCCGACCGCGACGTCTTCCTCAACCTGGGCTACCTGGTGCGGCGCTTCTTGGTGCCCCCCAAGAAGAACTTCATGACGGGTTACATCTACCGCAACACGGGGCCCATCCGCCGCAAGGCCTACAAGTGGTACGTCCCCCGGGAGGTCTACCCCAAAAACACCTACCCCCCCTACTGCGGCGGCCCCGGCTACGTCTTCTCCGGGGATTTGGCTACCAAAATCTACCAGGTGGCTCAAACGTTGCCCGTCATCAACATGGAGGATTCCTTCGTGGGCATCTGCCTGCACGCGTTGGGCATCGGCGTcacccgcagcccgtggggcgtCTTCAACATGCACAGGATCCAGTACGAGAAGTGCCGCTTCTCCCGGCTAGTGATGGTCCACCACTACCAGCCCCAGGACCTGCTCACGATCTGGCCCGATTTCCAGCAGACCAAATGCCCGAGCTAG